CGCGGCAGGGTTTGCGTCCAGCCGGCGATCAGTTCGTCTACCGCGTCGTGGTTCTCCAGCCGCGATGTGACCGTGGCGAAGCGCGCGTCATCGCAGCCGGGCGGATTGCCGGTGGCGCGGCAGAACGCCTGCCAGGCCGCGTCGTCCGGCAGGGTCAGCACCAGCCAGCGGTCATTTGTCGTCTGCGACGCAGCTTGTTGAAGATGGCCGCGTTCGCGACCATGGCGGTCGGCTGCGCGCGAGGGGCCCCCGGCGTCCTGGCAGGGATAGCAGCCCTGTACCGCCGAGTAGTGCCGGTTGCCGAGGCTGCGCGGTACGCGGCCGTTATGCATGAAGTCGAGGACGTGCGGGCCGATCAGGCCGATGAAGTTCTCGATCATCGAGAGGTCGACGTACTGGCCGTGGCCGCTGCGGCGGCGGGCGTAGAGCGCCATCTGCGCCGCCAGCGCCATGCCCAGCGCCCCGGCCGCATCGGCCGTCACCGCCCAGGTGTTGGAAGAGACGTCGCGATCGCGGTAGTGGCGCAGCAGATCGTGCCCGGCGAACGCCTCCATCTGCAGGCCGAGCGCGCGGTAGTCGTGCGACGGGCCGCTGGCGCCGAACGAGGAGGCCTCGACATAGACCAACCCCGGGTTCTCCCGCGAGAGCGCGGCGTAGCCCAGGCCGAGCCTTTCGAGCGTGCCGGGACTCTGGTTCGAGAGGAGCACATCGCTGAGCGCGGCGAGGCGACGGAAGACGGCGACGCCTGCCGGCTGCTGCAGATCGACGGTCATGCTCAGCTTGTTGCGCGCGTGCGTATTGAACCAGGGGAAGCGGTTCCAGGGCCGCTCGCCCGGTTCGCGGTTGGGGTAGCCGCCGGAAACGGGGATCGTGTTTCGTACGACCTCCGGCGACGGGTGGGCAAAGATGCCGCGCGTCTGCGGCGGAAAGTACTGCGTCGATTCGACGCGGATCACCTCGGCGCCGAGGTCGGCCAGCAGCAACGCCGCCTGCGGCCCGGCAAGCACCACGCCCAGGTCGAGCACGCGCACGCCCTGTAAGGGCGTAGGGGGCAGGGCATAGGGCGTAGCGGGGCTGGGCGCTGCTCGGTCGTCCGCCCCGTCGCTCAATCCGTCGCCGGGCCGCCTGGCCATCTCTCCGCCTCTGCCGGGACGCCGTGCTCCCGCGTATCCGCCTGTATTCCTACGACCTGCTGCCTGCGCCCTACGCCCACTGCCCTCACACCACCCCCGCCGAGGCGAGCTTCGCCAGTGCCTCGCGATCGTAGCCCAGCTCGCCATAGATCCGCGCGTTGTCTTCGCCCAGCAGCGGCGCGGCCTTCCACAGAGCGCCGGGCGTGCCCTGCATCTGCCAGGGCGGGCCGGGGTAGCGCGCCATGCCGGCCACCGGATGCAACAGATTGGCGAAGTAGTCGCGTGCTTCGAGATGCGGGTCGCTGGCGAGATCGGCGATCGAGTTGACCGGCGCCACGGGCAGGCCGTGCTCCTGGAAGAGCGCCACGATCTCGCGCTTGGTGCGCGCCATGCACCACGGCAGCCAGAAGGCGTCGAACTCCTCGCGCAGCAGTGGATCGGTCAGCGGCGGCGCGAAGCGCGGCTCGCGCAGGAAGGGCTGGTCCAGCGCCGCGACGAAGCCGTCCCACCACGTTCCCTGCCCGACGGTCATGTGGAAGTAGCCATCGCCGCAGATGTTGAACATCGGCGGGATGGCGATACCCTGCACGGAGGCGAGCCGCACCATCTTCTCGCCGGTGTAGTCGTAGGCCGTGAGCGAGATGGCGCGGCGGTCGATCGACGCGGCGAAGCACTCCATGATCGAGACGTCGATCCAGTCGCCCCGGCCGTGCGCGTCGCGGCCGAGCAGGGCGGCGATCGTCGCCACGGCCGCGGTCTGGCCGGCGAAGCGCAGGTTCACGCCCGGCGCCATCGAGGCGGGCTCCGCGTCGGGCTGGCCGGTGCCGTACATCTCGTGGCCCATGGCGTAGAGCACGATTTCGCTGGCCGGCAGGTCGCGGTACGGCCCCGTCTGGCCGAAGTTCGAGATCGAAGCGAGCACCACGTCCGGCTTCACCGCGCACAGCGCCGCGTAGTCGAGCCCCAGCCGCGCCAGCGTGCCGGGCCGAAAGCTCTCGACCACGACATCGGCGCGCCGCACCAGCTCCAGGGCGATCGCACGGCCGCTTTCACAGGCCAGGTTCAGCGTGATGCCGAGCTTGTTCACGTTGAGATCGAGGAAGGCGAGCGAGCGATCGATGCCGGGCGTGTCGCCCACGAACGGGCCGGCATGGCGCATCAGGTCGCCGGTGCGCGGCCGCTCCACCTTGATCACCGTCGCGCCGTAGAGCGCCAGCAGTTTCGTGCAGTGCGGCCCGGCCGCGCCGCGCGTCAGGTCGAGCACACGCAGCCCTTCGAGCGGCCCGCGCGGACCGGCCGCGGCGGCCGTGGCGCCGTTGGGCGAGGCGCTCGCCATCTCAGCCCCGATCCGCGACGGCGCGAGCGGCGCCGCCCACGGCCGTCGCCAGCCAGTAGCCGCCATCCAGCGCCAGGTGCTCGCCGGTCATGTAGTCGCCGGCGGACGAGGCGAGGAAGACCGCCAGCCAGCCGACTTCCTGCTCCGAGCCGCCGCGCCCGGCCGGCACCGAGGCGACGAAGCGCTCGATTGCTCCGGGTGTGCCGCCCGCGTTCTTCAGATACGCCTCGGTGAGCACGACGGGCGAGATGCAGTTGAGCTGGATATTGTACGGCGCCCACTCCAGCGCCAGCGAGCGCGTCAGGTTCTCGACCCCGGCCCGTGCGGCGCCGGAGTGCGCCAGGTTCGGCGCGGCGCGGCGGCTGAAGGCGGCGATAATGTTGATCACCTTGCCGCGTCGCTGCGGAATGAAGACCTCGCCGGCGGCGCGGATGCAGTGGAAGACGCCGTTGAGGTTGACGTCGATCACGGCCTTCCAGCCCTTCGGCGAAAGCGTCTCGAAGGGGGCGCCGAACTGCCCGCCCGCGTTGTTGACGAGGATATCCAGCCCGCCCAGCTCCGCCACCGTGCACTGCACCGCCGCCTGCACCGCCTCCCAGTCGCGCACATCCGCCGGCACGGCAAGGGCGCAGCGGCCAAGCGCGCGGATCTCACCGGCCACGCCCGTCAGCGGCTCCGGCCGCCGGCCCAGCAGGGCCACGCTCGCCCCTGCCCGCGCCAGCTCCAGCGCAATGCCGCGGCCGATGCCCGTGCCGCCGCCGGTGACGAGGGCCACGCGCCCGGCCAGCAGGTCCGGCGCGAAGATCACGGCGGCCCTCCGTGGGCAGGGAACAGGGAACAGGGGACAGGGAGAAGCGGTTCGGTGCCTGTCCAGATCGTTCGGTGTCCCATTGCGGGATTGAGCCGGCAGCTTGCACTGGTCCACTCATGCGCGATCCGCCGGCCCATTCTATTCCCTGTTTCCTGTGCCCTACGAGAAGCGGACCTCGACGCTGCCGCGCGCCATCTGCTGGCCGAGGTGCGTGCTCAGCTGCACCGCGAGGCGTACCATGCCACCCTCCGGCTCGGCGCGCTTCTCGTCCACGTAAGCGTCGAGGTATGTCACGTCGCCGACGAAGGGCGGATGGCGGTACTGCACGTTGCTGTGGGTGATAAAGCCGCGCTCGCCGGCCCAGTTACCGATGTAGTCCAGCACCCAGGCGCCCATGCTGGCGCCGTAGCCGTAGGCGCGCGGCACGCCGATCAGCCTGGCGTAGCGGTCCTGCACGTGTCCGCGCGAGGGACCCTTGTAGAGGCCGTCTCCCTGCGCCGGGTCCAGCTTCGCCTTTTCGCGGTCCTGTGACATCTCCGGCAGCCAGCCCGATGACTGCGTCGACGTGGGCCGGCCGTCCGGCGCGTTCGAGCCCCAGACGGTGAAGATGTAGGCGCGCCACTCCGTCGTGAGGCTCTGCAGCGTGTGCGGGCCGATCACGCCGCGCGGCAGTTTCTCGCTTTCGCGCACGTCGTCGAAGCCGCGCTGCACGTGGTCCTGAAACGTGGCGTAGTACGCGAGCCTTTCGCGCTCGATGCGGTCCAGCTCCTCGTCCGTCCACTCCGGCTCGTGTTCGAGGTCCTTGAGCGACTGCAACCGTTGCGCGTTGGCGACCAGATAGCGGATCGAGGTCGAGCGCTGCTTGGCGATGATCTCACCGCCCTGGTTCACGTAGGTCGTGTCGCCGCGCTGGAACATGGTCGGGCCGGCGAAGCTGGTGCGGGCGACCTTGTAGTCGAAGCAGAGCCGCTCGGAGTGCAGCCGGTCGCCCGGCGCGATGCGCGGGCCGAAGAACCACCACTCGTCGCCGCCGAAGAGCATGTGCGAGCCGGGGATCGTGCCCTGGATCGCCGGCGTGGCGCCGTGGCCCACGTCGCAGCAGATCGTGAACGACTGCGGCGCCACGAAGCGGCCGAGCAGGCTCTGCTCGG
The genomic region above belongs to Dehalococcoidia bacterium and contains:
- a CDS encoding CoA transferase; protein product: MASASPNGATAAAAGPRGPLEGLRVLDLTRGAAGPHCTKLLALYGATVIKVERPRTGDLMRHAGPFVGDTPGIDRSLAFLDLNVNKLGITLNLACESGRAIALELVRRADVVVESFRPGTLARLGLDYAALCAVKPDVVLASISNFGQTGPYRDLPASEIVLYAMGHEMYGTGQPDAEPASMAPGVNLRFAGQTAAVATIAALLGRDAHGRGDWIDVSIMECFAASIDRRAISLTAYDYTGEKMVRLASVQGIAIPPMFNICGDGYFHMTVGQGTWWDGFVAALDQPFLREPRFAPPLTDPLLREEFDAFWLPWCMARTKREIVALFQEHGLPVAPVNSIADLASDPHLEARDYFANLLHPVAGMARYPGPPWQMQGTPGALWKAAPLLGEDNARIYGELGYDREALAKLASAGVV
- a CDS encoding MaoC family dehydratase N-terminal domain-containing protein translates to MADQVTELQELDTTDVDRWVGQPVGGGQLEEPISATDIRRWAQGMQNPNHLYISRPFAEQSLLGRFVAPQSFTICCDVGHGATPAIQGTIPGSHMLFGGDEWWFFGPRIAPGDRLHSERLCFDYKVARTSFAGPTMFQRGDTTYVNQGGEIIAKQRSTSIRYLVANAQRLQSLKDLEHEPEWTDEELDRIERERLAYYATFQDHVQRGFDDVRESEKLPRGVIGPHTLQSLTTEWRAYIFTVWGSNAPDGRPTSTQSSGWLPEMSQDREKAKLDPAQGDGLYKGPSRGHVQDRYARLIGVPRAYGYGASMGAWVLDYIGNWAGERGFITHSNVQYRHPPFVGDVTYLDAYVDEKRAEPEGGMVRLAVQLSTHLGQQMARGSVEVRFS
- a CDS encoding CoA transferase; the encoded protein is MARRPGDGLSDGADDRAAPSPATPYALPPTPLQGVRVLDLGVVLAGPQAALLLADLGAEVIRVESTQYFPPQTRGIFAHPSPEVVRNTIPVSGGYPNREPGERPWNRFPWFNTHARNKLSMTVDLQQPAGVAVFRRLAALSDVLLSNQSPGTLERLGLGYAALSRENPGLVYVEASSFGASGPSHDYRALGLQMEAFAGHDLLRHYRDRDVSSNTWAVTADAAGALGMALAAQMALYARRRSGHGQYVDLSMIENFIGLIGPHVLDFMHNGRVPRSLGNRHYSAVQGCYPCQDAGGPSRAADRHGRERGHLQQAASQTTNDRWLVLTLPDDAAWQAFCRATGNPPGCDDARFATVTSRLENHDAVDELIAGWTQTLPREEAVVRLRAEGLMAGPVLDDADAMADPHLAARGFFWEIDQADTGRHRYPGMPYRFANAKPGVRQPPILLGEHNAQIYKELLGVSDAAYEQLIAEGHIGTEYAAHIR
- a CDS encoding SDR family oxidoreductase, which produces MIFAPDLLAGRVALVTGGGTGIGRGIALELARAGASVALLGRRPEPLTGVAGEIRALGRCALAVPADVRDWEAVQAAVQCTVAELGGLDILVNNAGGQFGAPFETLSPKGWKAVIDVNLNGVFHCIRAAGEVFIPQRRGKVINIIAAFSRRAAPNLAHSGAARAGVENLTRSLALEWAPYNIQLNCISPVVLTEAYLKNAGGTPGAIERFVASVPAGRGGSEQEVGWLAVFLASSAGDYMTGEHLALDGGYWLATAVGGAARAVADRG